In a single window of the Olivibacter sp. SDN3 genome:
- a CDS encoding SDR family NAD(P)-dependent oxidoreductase, whose product MNTKKVWFVTGASKGLGLTLVKALLARDYQVVATSRKRQSLIDAIGNSGNFLALEMDLTNNDDVVKKIETAVNHFGRIDVVVNNAGYSQIGTLEELSDAEVKRNFEVNVFGALNVIRNAAKYLRKQQSGHIFNIASIGGFAGNFPGFGIYCSTKFAVAGFTEALAVEIKPFGVNTTLVYPGYFRTDFLSKGSVQTPATPIEAYATAREVEAAHLNEIDGNQPNDPEKAAEVLIAVTEENNPPVHLFLGEDAYDMVFNKIKIITDTVELWKKYTLSTAY is encoded by the coding sequence AAAAAAAGTATGGTTTGTAACCGGTGCATCCAAAGGTTTAGGATTGACATTGGTTAAAGCATTATTGGCCCGGGATTATCAAGTCGTCGCCACGTCTAGGAAACGGCAATCGCTTATCGATGCCATCGGCAATAGTGGTAATTTTTTAGCCCTTGAAATGGATCTCACTAACAATGATGATGTTGTAAAAAAGATAGAAACAGCAGTTAACCATTTTGGACGAATAGATGTTGTAGTGAACAATGCAGGGTACAGCCAGATTGGTACATTAGAAGAACTTTCTGATGCAGAAGTAAAAAGAAACTTCGAAGTGAATGTATTTGGGGCTTTAAATGTGATTCGAAATGCTGCTAAATATCTCCGTAAGCAACAATCAGGACACATTTTTAACATCGCGTCTATTGGTGGCTTTGCGGGGAATTTCCCAGGGTTCGGAATCTATTGTTCCACAAAATTTGCTGTAGCCGGTTTTACGGAAGCGCTTGCTGTAGAAATAAAACCCTTCGGAGTAAATACGACCTTGGTTTACCCGGGATATTTTAGAACGGATTTTTTGTCGAAAGGTTCAGTACAGACGCCCGCAACTCCAATTGAAGCGTATGCCACAGCCCGGGAAGTAGAAGCTGCGCACCTGAATGAGATCGATGGTAATCAACCGAATGATCCGGAAAAAGCAGCGGAAGTGCTGATTGCGGTCACTGAAGAAAATAATCCACCGGTACACTTATTCCTGGGTGAAGACGCCTATGATATGGTGTTTAACAAGATAAAAATCATCACTGATACGGTCGAATTATGGAAAAAATACACGTTATCAACAGCCTATTGA
- a CDS encoding nuclear transport factor 2 family protein produces the protein MEKIHVINSLLILLISVGHTSSYAQSSSMDASKKALIAHQFEQWQQGSANFFDILAEDVVWIVAGHSPVSGVYHGKKAFMEQSVLPITSQLKTRIEPTLVSLTADESYVWLHWKGTATAVDGRDYRNNYCWKLEVKDGLITSAIAFLDTYELTLLMNKKQNAMNSAIEETKEYMGNRKRVYRPRATVK, from the coding sequence ATGGAAAAAATACACGTTATCAACAGCCTATTGATTCTATTAATAAGCGTAGGGCATACGAGTAGCTATGCGCAGTCTTCAAGTATGGATGCTTCCAAAAAAGCACTGATAGCCCATCAGTTTGAACAATGGCAACAAGGTAGTGCTAACTTCTTTGATATTTTGGCAGAGGATGTTGTTTGGATCGTTGCCGGACATTCGCCCGTATCCGGCGTTTATCATGGAAAAAAAGCGTTTATGGAACAATCGGTTTTGCCTATCACATCGCAATTAAAAACTCGAATAGAACCCACTTTAGTCAGTTTAACGGCAGACGAAAGTTACGTATGGTTACATTGGAAAGGAACTGCTACCGCAGTAGATGGACGTGATTATAGGAACAATTATTGCTGGAAACTAGAAGTAAAAGATGGGCTTATCACTAGTGCGATAGCGTTTTTAGATACCTATGAGTTAACCCTCTTAATGAATAAGAAACAAAATGCAATGAACAGCGCAATTGAAGAAACCAAAGAATATATGGGTAACCGAAAACGGGTATATCGGCCACGAGCTACGGTCAAATAA
- a CDS encoding Atu4866 domain-containing protein gives MKKPKNIWVTENGYIGHELRSNNRYDETRGEREQVYQGSYKTTGNHIDYRDDTGFIADGEFKDGIFHHAGIILYKEK, from the coding sequence TTGAAGAAACCAAAGAATATATGGGTAACCGAAAACGGGTATATCGGCCACGAGCTACGGTCAAATAATCGTTACGATGAAACCAGAGGTGAACGTGAGCAAGTCTACCAAGGCAGCTATAAAACTACAGGAAACCATATTGACTATAGAGACGACACAGGATTTATCGCTGACGGTGAATTTAAAGATGGTATTTTCCATCACGCTGGTATAATTTTGTATAAAGAAAAGTAA
- a CDS encoding AraC family transcriptional regulator, whose amino-acid sequence MNQTFRFNSINEFHAFCNLSKPEHPLISLIDYSKVCYPVDDSEIKWIQNFYSIGLKRNVNAKFNYGQQQYDFDSGVLCFVSPQQFLRLEINQDVIVEPTGWLLLIHPDFIWNTPLATKIKNYDFFQYAVNEALFLSEKEEEIIVEILQKIVREYQSNMDKFSQDLIVAQLETLLIYAERFYERQFLTRRKSNHSILTRFEQVLSDYFQKEKPMIDGMPTVGKIAGELNISPNYLGTLLRVSTGLNTQQHIQNKMIEKAKEKLSTTDLSVSEIAYDLGFEHAQSFSKLFKNKTDLSPIAFRKLFN is encoded by the coding sequence ATGAATCAAACATTCCGCTTTAATTCGATTAATGAATTCCATGCTTTCTGTAATCTATCTAAGCCAGAACACCCATTAATCAGTTTGATAGATTACAGTAAGGTATGTTATCCTGTAGACGATAGCGAAATTAAATGGATACAAAACTTTTATTCCATTGGATTAAAGCGGAATGTTAACGCAAAGTTCAATTACGGGCAGCAACAATATGATTTTGATTCTGGTGTACTCTGCTTTGTTTCTCCGCAACAGTTTTTGCGGCTCGAAATCAATCAAGATGTAATAGTAGAACCAACGGGCTGGCTATTGCTTATCCATCCCGATTTTATTTGGAACACACCGCTGGCTACAAAAATCAAAAACTATGACTTTTTTCAATATGCTGTGAACGAAGCATTATTTCTCTCAGAAAAAGAGGAGGAGATTATAGTTGAAATTCTTCAGAAAATAGTACGCGAATACCAATCGAATATGGATAAATTTAGCCAAGATCTCATTGTTGCCCAGCTTGAAACATTGCTGATTTATGCAGAACGTTTTTATGAGCGTCAATTTTTGACCAGAAGAAAGTCTAACCATAGCATTTTAACGCGTTTTGAACAAGTACTGTCAGACTATTTTCAGAAAGAAAAACCGATGATAGACGGGATGCCGACAGTTGGAAAAATCGCCGGAGAATTGAATATTTCTCCAAACTATCTAGGTACTTTATTACGTGTATCAACCGGGCTTAACACACAACAACACATTCAGAACAAGATGATTGAAAAAGCGAAAGAAAAACTAAGTACTACCGACCTATCGGTTAGTGAAATTGCTTACGACCTAGGATTTGAACACGCACAATCTTTCAGCAAGTTATTCAAAAACAAAACGGATCTATCTCCCATCGCATTTCGCAAATTATTTAACTAA
- a CDS encoding ATP-binding cassette domain-containing protein, whose amino-acid sequence MLEVKNLSKKYGANTVLAISQQKFNSGVIWIKGSNGSGKSTLLKILAGLIDFKGIVIFNEKVNLRKHPITYRKLVNFAESEPLFPPFFTGWDMINLFIKAKNGSLQALSPLLNDFNMDGYLNYEIESYSAGMLKKLSLVMAFTGTPELILLDEPFITLDNDAIDKLASWITKTTAAGTNFIITSHQSIPSIVPTSSIVILRDRKIEIETAQCL is encoded by the coding sequence ATGCTGGAAGTAAAAAATTTATCAAAAAAATACGGAGCTAACACAGTATTAGCAATTTCTCAGCAAAAATTTAACTCTGGAGTTATTTGGATAAAAGGCAGCAATGGCTCTGGAAAGAGTACCTTGCTTAAAATTCTTGCAGGATTGATTGACTTTAAAGGTATAGTAATTTTTAACGAAAAGGTTAACCTAAGAAAACATCCCATTACTTACCGAAAGTTGGTCAACTTTGCTGAAAGCGAGCCGTTATTCCCTCCGTTTTTTACCGGATGGGATATGATTAATCTTTTTATTAAGGCAAAAAACGGCTCTCTCCAAGCGTTATCACCACTTTTGAACGATTTTAATATGGACGGCTATTTGAACTACGAAATAGAAAGTTATTCAGCTGGAATGTTAAAAAAGCTATCGCTTGTTATGGCTTTTACCGGTACACCGGAACTTATTCTATTGGACGAACCCTTTATTACATTGGATAACGATGCTATTGATAAACTTGCTAGCTGGATAACAAAAACTACCGCAGCAGGAACAAATTTCATTATTACGTCTCATCAAAGTATCCCTTCCATCGTACCTACCAGCAGTATTGTTATTCTTCGAGACAGAAAAATTGAAATAGAAACAGCACAATGTCTTTAG
- a CDS encoding bile acid:sodium symporter family protein: protein MNTIRKVALLTAGVSFVIFLPAVLMGHQQLWQAMAVTSSIAGSIGLGAIPVLQGYQYTAWVISAVVCGMIYPEQLLHIGSVDMRNKWLILFIIQLVMFGMGMKMSIKDFTGIAKSGKGVVVGLLSHFTVMPLMGFLLTKIFHFDMEIAAGIILIGCCSSGLASNVMTYIARGNLVLSVTVTAITTIAAPIMTPFLMKLLAGTLIEVKFIYMMMEIIKIVIVPLSAALIHDFLKTASLHQAKRVNNIMLFALLWLLVNLLIWNKVFYPNLSLPLLETLEVCNFFAGAIVIGVLYHLLAKRTPKIGDFMPYLSMAGIVYFTMVTTAAGRDNLLQVGFLLFLAAVIHNGAGYFFGYTFSRLLGLNKADARTLAFEVGLQNGGMATGLAGTMGKLETVGLAAAIFSPWMNISGSILANYWRKKEEKVKKQQQNHKSLMKSELI, encoded by the coding sequence ATGAATACAATCCGAAAAGTAGCTTTGCTAACAGCTGGGGTTTCCTTTGTGATCTTCCTCCCTGCCGTACTTATGGGCCATCAGCAATTATGGCAGGCAATGGCCGTAACTAGCAGTATAGCGGGGAGCATTGGGCTAGGCGCTATCCCTGTACTCCAGGGCTATCAATATACGGCATGGGTTATATCGGCAGTTGTATGTGGAATGATTTATCCGGAACAATTGCTTCATATCGGATCTGTTGATATGCGCAACAAATGGCTTATTTTGTTTATCATTCAACTGGTGATGTTTGGAATGGGTATGAAGATGAGCATTAAAGATTTTACGGGAATTGCTAAATCCGGTAAGGGAGTAGTTGTAGGTCTACTGAGCCACTTTACCGTTATGCCTCTGATGGGCTTTCTATTGACCAAGATCTTTCATTTCGACATGGAAATAGCCGCAGGTATCATCTTAATAGGATGCTGTTCCAGCGGCTTGGCATCTAATGTAATGACCTATATCGCGAGAGGTAACCTCGTACTTTCTGTAACCGTAACTGCCATAACCACCATCGCTGCACCAATCATGACTCCCTTCTTAATGAAATTGTTGGCAGGAACCTTAATCGAAGTGAAATTTATCTATATGATGATGGAAATCATTAAGATCGTTATTGTACCGCTAAGTGCTGCATTAATTCATGATTTTCTGAAAACCGCTTCCCTCCATCAAGCCAAAAGGGTAAATAATATCATGCTGTTTGCCCTGCTATGGTTATTGGTGAATCTACTGATATGGAACAAGGTGTTCTATCCCAATCTTTCGTTGCCGCTTTTAGAAACTCTTGAAGTCTGCAATTTTTTTGCGGGCGCTATTGTAATCGGCGTACTTTATCATTTACTCGCTAAAAGAACACCTAAGATAGGTGATTTTATGCCTTATTTATCCATGGCAGGTATCGTGTATTTTACAATGGTTACTACCGCAGCAGGAAGAGATAATCTTCTACAGGTTGGATTCCTATTATTTTTAGCTGCTGTTATACACAATGGGGCCGGTTATTTTTTTGGTTATACCTTCAGCAGGCTCTTAGGATTGAACAAAGCCGATGCCCGTACGCTAGCCTTTGAAGTAGGATTGCAAAATGGTGGCATGGCTACTGGATTAGCGGGAACGATGGGCAAACTGGAAACAGTAGGTCTCGCTGCAGCTATTTTTAGTCCCTGGATGAATATCTCTGGTTCTATCTTGGCAAATTACTGGCGAAAAAAAGAAGAAAAAGTTAAGAAGCAGCAGCAAAACCATAAATCGTTGATGAAAAGTGAACTGATATAA
- a CDS encoding aspartate/glutamate racemase family protein gives MKNKTLGLVHTSATLVPVFQQLCQEHLPDVSVFNMVDDSLIKDVIAKGELTPATAKRVVNQITSAEQAGADFILVTCSSIGKAVETADTLSNVPVIRVDLAMANEAVKIGKRIGIIATLPTTLEPTADLVLRRAALADTDITLICRLCEGAFEALMSGDSERHNKMVSSALKELNHEVDVILLAQASMAKVVDTLPEEDKKVPILSSPAMAIKYLATTIY, from the coding sequence ATGAAAAATAAAACATTAGGATTAGTACATACGTCAGCAACATTAGTTCCCGTATTTCAACAGCTTTGTCAAGAACACTTACCTGATGTAAGCGTATTCAACATGGTGGATGATAGCCTGATCAAAGATGTTATAGCTAAAGGCGAGCTAACGCCAGCTACTGCGAAAAGAGTGGTCAATCAGATAACTTCTGCAGAGCAAGCAGGCGCCGATTTCATCTTGGTTACTTGCTCTTCCATTGGCAAAGCCGTGGAAACGGCTGATACCTTAAGTAATGTGCCGGTTATTCGAGTAGACTTGGCCATGGCGAATGAAGCGGTAAAGATTGGAAAAAGAATAGGTATTATCGCAACATTGCCCACTACACTGGAACCTACAGCAGACCTGGTGTTAAGGAGAGCTGCGCTTGCTGATACAGACATCACATTGATCTGCAGGTTATGTGAAGGAGCTTTTGAGGCATTAATGAGTGGAGATTCAGAACGACATAATAAAATGGTAAGCAGCGCTTTAAAAGAGTTAAATCATGAAGTTGATGTCATTTTACTCGCCCAGGCATCCATGGCCAAGGTCGTTGATACACTCCCCGAAGAAGACAAAAAGGTGCCAATATTGTCGAGTCCAGCGATGGCTATAAAATACTTAGCAACCACTATTTATTAA
- a CDS encoding four-carbon acid sugar kinase family protein, with protein MTNENRLFLAFYGDDFTGSTDALDFLCKAGIETVLFIDTPSEERLKKFEGIKAIGIAGTSRSMTPEAMEKELNKSFTALREINPIHVHYKVCSTFDSAPHIGSIGRAIDTGLEIFGNQPLPLLVAAPALGRYCAFGNLFARMGIGGGGKIYRLDRHPAMRKHPITPSDESDLQLHLSKQTSKSIGLVDVLDLEKGEEHCLKKLESLVKDSAIILFDSLNESHLTLVGALIEKRRKKGKALFSVGSSGVEMALGSYLNTQKTIKSKQDWPQPEPASPLLVVSGSCSPITAEQISHALANNFAEIELNTDQLASNENHSKLVDRYVQQAVALLHQGQHLIIHSSKGPDDDRLHSASKLLMSSNKSSANVFGTALGLIVNGILSRIQLKRLVIAGGDTSGFVAKTMGIEAIEMLCPFAVGAPMCKAHTVIGYPANGIEINFKGGQVGAKDYFIKAVMNR; from the coding sequence ATGACAAATGAAAACAGACTATTCCTGGCTTTTTACGGTGATGATTTTACCGGATCTACTGATGCACTCGATTTTCTTTGTAAAGCAGGTATAGAAACTGTTTTATTCATAGACACCCCAAGTGAAGAAAGGCTGAAAAAATTTGAAGGTATAAAGGCCATCGGTATTGCAGGAACAAGCCGGAGCATGACTCCCGAAGCAATGGAAAAAGAGTTAAATAAATCTTTTACCGCTTTACGGGAAATCAACCCAATACATGTGCACTACAAAGTTTGTTCGACTTTTGATTCAGCACCTCATATAGGGAGTATTGGAAGAGCAATAGATACCGGACTAGAAATATTTGGAAACCAACCCTTGCCACTGTTAGTGGCTGCGCCGGCGTTGGGAAGATATTGTGCATTCGGAAACCTGTTCGCAAGGATGGGTATAGGAGGCGGTGGGAAGATCTATCGTTTAGACAGGCACCCCGCTATGCGCAAACACCCTATTACCCCTTCAGATGAAAGTGACCTGCAACTGCATCTATCCAAACAGACTTCCAAATCCATTGGACTTGTCGACGTCCTTGATCTGGAAAAAGGTGAAGAACACTGTTTAAAAAAACTTGAAAGTCTAGTAAAAGATTCGGCAATTATTTTATTTGATTCTTTGAATGAATCTCACTTGACATTGGTGGGCGCTTTAATAGAAAAGAGGAGAAAAAAAGGTAAAGCACTCTTCTCGGTTGGTTCATCTGGAGTAGAAATGGCATTGGGTAGCTATCTGAATACCCAAAAAACCATTAAAAGCAAACAAGATTGGCCACAGCCTGAGCCAGCCTCTCCCCTGTTAGTTGTTTCTGGAAGTTGTTCTCCAATAACAGCTGAACAAATAAGCCATGCCTTAGCTAATAATTTTGCTGAGATTGAGCTAAACACAGATCAGTTAGCCTCCAACGAAAACCATAGCAAACTGGTTGACCGTTATGTGCAACAAGCAGTAGCGTTACTACATCAGGGGCAGCACCTGATTATCCATTCGAGTAAAGGGCCGGATGATGACAGACTACATTCGGCATCCAAACTCTTAATGTCTTCAAATAAAAGCTCGGCTAATGTTTTTGGAACGGCGTTGGGATTAATCGTTAATGGTATATTGTCCCGGATTCAATTAAAAAGGTTAGTAATTGCTGGTGGTGACACTTCTGGTTTTGTTGCTAAAACCATGGGGATAGAAGCTATTGAAATGTTATGCCCTTTTGCCGTCGGAGCACCGATGTGCAAAGCTCATACCGTTATCGGATATCCCGCAAATGGTATTGAAATAAATTTTAAAGGCGGACAAGTGGGTGCAAAAGATTATTTCATTAAGGCCGTAATGAATAGGTGA
- a CDS encoding ribulose-bisphosphate carboxylase large subunit family protein: MERVVAHYYIETPLAPEHAAAVLAGEQSSGTFVPIPGETDELKQRFAAKVEAIDLLDAVKEPAMPGIANNGKLYQRAHIKVSWSVENFGKNLPVMISTLQGNLYELTQFTGLKLMDIELPLSLTQHFKGPEFGIEGTRKLTDVYHRPLIGTIVKPSIGLTPEQTADIVQLLIDAEIDFIKDDELLSSAANSPFDKRVDAVMKIINDHADKTGKKVMYAFNISDEIDTMQRNYDKIVASGGTCAMISLNSIGISGVKKLCDNRQLAIHGHRNGWGMLNRHPLLGIAFPAYQKLWRLVGVDQIHVNGLQNKFWESDDSVVRSIQSCLAPIVGTKTILPVVSSGQWGGQAPETYRRTKTTDLLYMAGGGILGHPAGAAGGVKALQQAWEAAIAGLSIEEAAKRHPAFAQSVAKFGRKQ, encoded by the coding sequence ATGGAAAGAGTGGTAGCTCATTATTACATAGAAACCCCTTTGGCCCCTGAGCACGCAGCAGCGGTCTTAGCTGGCGAACAATCCTCGGGCACTTTTGTGCCTATACCTGGCGAAACCGATGAACTAAAGCAAAGGTTCGCTGCAAAAGTCGAGGCCATTGACTTATTGGATGCCGTTAAAGAACCGGCAATGCCTGGAATAGCAAACAACGGAAAACTATATCAAAGAGCCCATATTAAAGTTTCGTGGTCCGTGGAGAACTTTGGCAAGAACCTTCCTGTAATGATCTCTACTTTACAGGGAAACCTTTATGAACTGACGCAATTTACTGGCTTAAAATTGATGGACATAGAGCTTCCCTTATCCCTTACCCAACATTTTAAAGGTCCGGAATTCGGTATAGAAGGAACGAGAAAACTCACGGATGTATACCACAGACCATTAATTGGAACCATAGTCAAACCTAGTATAGGGCTCACACCAGAACAAACCGCAGACATTGTACAGTTATTGATAGATGCGGAAATAGATTTCATCAAAGATGACGAACTTCTTTCATCAGCTGCAAACTCTCCTTTTGATAAACGGGTAGATGCGGTCATGAAAATCATTAACGATCATGCAGATAAAACAGGAAAAAAGGTTATGTATGCCTTTAACATCAGCGATGAAATCGACACCATGCAACGGAATTACGATAAGATTGTAGCCTCTGGTGGCACTTGTGCCATGATCAGCCTCAATAGCATAGGCATTTCGGGTGTCAAAAAGCTTTGTGATAACAGACAACTTGCCATTCACGGCCATCGTAATGGCTGGGGAATGCTCAATCGACATCCTCTTCTGGGGATAGCATTCCCCGCGTACCAAAAATTATGGAGATTGGTCGGTGTGGACCAAATTCATGTGAATGGCTTACAAAATAAATTCTGGGAATCGGATGACTCCGTCGTCAGGTCTATCCAATCCTGTCTAGCGCCTATTGTAGGAACAAAAACCATTTTACCTGTTGTTTCGTCAGGACAATGGGGTGGGCAGGCACCAGAAACTTATCGCAGAACAAAAACCACAGACCTACTATACATGGCTGGCGGCGGTATTCTGGGACATCCCGCTGGAGCTGCCGGTGGTGTAAAAGCACTGCAGCAGGCCTGGGAAGCGGCGATAGCTGGACTCTCTATCGAGGAAGCGGCTAAACGTCATCCAGCATTTGCGCAATCTGTGGCCAAATTTGGAAGAAAGCAATGA
- a CDS encoding GNAT family N-acetyltransferase, producing MSDICVDKSHRNSKIGKELVRLTKEKAGNECKLILQLSESATGFYESIGMEMIDRFL from the coding sequence CTGTCGGATATTTGTGTGGACAAGAGTCACAGGAATAGTAAAATCGGAAAAGAGCTAGTCAGACTCACGAAAGAGAAAGCGGGAAATGAATGCAAATTAATTCTTCAGTTGTCAGAAAGCGCAACCGGTTTTTACGAAAGCATAGGCATGGAAATGATCGATAGGTTTTTATAA
- a CDS encoding DUF4249 domain-containing protein, with amino-acid sequence MHLSVKRLFVGFSLLTLASCQDVIDVDLNSSNPRYVIEGEINDSAGPYYVHITRSKNFDEDNNFPVVGDAIVTVTDVEEDITERLQFVDGVYRTSSLSGEPGHTYHLEVRTADQVFTASSTIPEQVIGIDSLYIRSSEWDANEFFATANYVDPEGRGNHYRFRQWINGRLMGLSIVTNDDFNDGRLNTLILDYNIEEDSGRPPIQTGDHIRVEMQCIDKAVYDYYRTLENAGGGDGGGWHSPANPVGNIKGGALGVFNACSHSFKEIRAE; translated from the coding sequence ATGCACCTATCGGTTAAACGGTTATTTGTGGGCTTCAGCCTGCTGACATTAGCTTCCTGCCAGGACGTTATTGATGTCGACCTCAACTCCTCAAACCCCAGATATGTTATCGAAGGCGAAATAAATGATAGCGCTGGACCCTATTATGTACACATTACGCGAAGCAAAAACTTTGATGAAGATAATAATTTCCCGGTTGTGGGTGATGCCATTGTGACGGTGACCGACGTGGAGGAAGATATCACGGAGAGACTACAATTCGTTGATGGTGTGTACCGGACCTCTTCGCTGAGCGGTGAACCTGGCCATACCTATCATTTGGAAGTAAGAACAGCCGACCAAGTATTCACGGCCAGTTCAACCATTCCCGAGCAAGTAATCGGAATAGACAGTCTTTACATCAGAAGTTCAGAATGGGATGCCAACGAATTTTTTGCCACTGCCAATTATGTAGATCCGGAGGGCAGAGGAAATCATTACCGTTTTCGCCAGTGGATCAATGGACGGCTGATGGGTCTCTCCATTGTCACCAATGACGATTTTAATGACGGTCGATTAAATACACTTATCCTGGACTATAACATCGAAGAGGACAGTGGACGTCCACCGATCCAAACGGGCGATCACATCCGAGTAGAAATGCAGTGTATCGATAAAGCCGTTTATGACTACTACCGCACCCTGGAAAATGCGGGTGGCGGAGATGGTGGCGGTTGGCATAGCCCTGCAAATCCGGTGGGAAATATCAAAGGTGGTGCTTTGGGTGTGTTCAATGCCTGTAGCCATTCTTTTAAAGAAATTCGCGCAGAATAA